In the genome of Streptomyces sp. NBC_00433, the window GCTCATCAGGCGGGCGTTGTGCTCCAGCGACTTCATGATGTCGCTCTCGGACTGCGCCATGAACTGCCCGTACAGCAGCCGGGAGACGACCTCGTGCTTGTGGACCAGGCCGGTACCGGCGGGAGACATGAACCGCTGGACGAGCTCGGACGCGATCTGCGCACGGTCGCCGAGTTCGAGCATCCGGGCCCAGCGCGGTACCGCTGCGGCGTAGTCGTCGGGGATGACCTTCGTCATTCCCACCAGGCCCAACTTCGCCACATAGCCGGGGTGGTGCTGGGCGAAGCGCAAGGCGATGGCCCCGCCGAAGCAGCTGCCCACGAGGTTGGCCCGGGACACGCCCAGCTCATCCAGCATGTGGCGCACATTGGCGGAGAGGAAGTCCAGGTCGTGGACGGCGGGGAGGAAGTCCGCCTCGCCGTAGCCGGGAAGGTCGACGGTGATCATCGTGGCGTGCGCGGCCAGCCACTTCTGGTGCCGCAGCCACGCGTAGCGGTTCTGCGAGGAGCCGCCCAGGAGCACCAGCGGCTCGGTCCGAGGACTCTCCTGGCGCACCACGCGGCAGTGGTAGCCGAACCCCTCGAAGGTGAACCGCCGCTCCTCCACCCGCACTTCGGCCGGGTCCCTTTGGCCGGGGCAGGGCGCCAGCACCGAAGTGTCCTGTGCTGTGCTGATGTCAGAGCGCATAGTGTCTCCGAATGCGTGAGGGAGGTTGGGTAGAATGCCATAATCCTCCCCATAGGTGCATTTGGCCTCTAAATCTGCTCCCGGTGGCGTGTCGGGCATCACTTGTACACGATCGGGGACGCCGGCAGGGCTTTCCGGACGGTCGACGAGCCGTTTGCCGGGCTGGTGGCAGCGGTGGTGGCCGTGGTGGCCTACGCGGGTTGAGCTGACCGAGTACCCCCGACTGCGGCGGCCGGAGAAGCGGCTGCGCCCGGGGGCCGCTCGGTGGGACGATGCGTTGGGATCGTCTCGTAGGGGGAGCCAGTGGTCGCCGTGCGTGTGGTCAAGAATGTCGTCGCCAGCGTGCTCATGGTGGGCGGACTGGTGCTGAGCCGGCGGGAGTGGCGGCGGCGGACGTCGTCGCGCAGCAGGCGTCTGGGGCTCTCCGGGCTGGGGCTGGTCCTGTGCTGGTGCGCTGTCATGGTCAGCCAGTCGTAGCGGTCGGCCGTGTCGTGAGGTGCGCGAAGCGCAGGACGGCGTCGGTCACGGCGTGGAACCGCACGGAGTGGAACTGGTCGAAGCTGTGCTGCGTGCCGGGCAGTTCGGCGTACGCGACCGGCCGGCGGGAGGTCGCGCGGAGTCGGGCGGCGAAGCTCTGGGCGTCCTCGCGCAGGACCAGGGTGTCGAGGGAACCGTGGACGATGAGGAAGGGCGGGGCGTCGGGGTTGGCGCCGGCGTGCGGGGAGGCGGAGTCGGGGCCGGCGTCGCCGTAGTAGCCGTAGAGCCCGATGACGCCGGTGACTTCGGTGCCGGTGAGCGCGGCGGTCGCCGCCAGGTGGGCGCCCGCGGAGCCGCCGACCAGGAAGATGGTGTCGGAACTCCCTCCATAAGCAGGGGCGTTCGCGCGGGCCCAGGCGACGACGGTACGGGCGTCGGCGAGCTGTTCGGCGTAAGGGGTGCGCAGGAGGCGGTAGTCGGCGCTCACGCAGACCCATCCCTCGGCGGCCAGGCGGTAGATCAGGGAGCGGCAGCCGAGCATCTTGCTGCCGGTGCGGAAGCCGCCGCCGTGCAGGTAGACCATGACGGGGGCGTCGGTGCGCTGGGCCCGGCGGGAGACGTAGACGTCGAGGCGGTTGCCGCGCCGGGCGGGGCCGTAGCGCTGGTTGCGTATCCGGCGGACGTCGGGGCGCCAGGAGATGAAGGGCAGCAGCACCGTCCGCCACCATGAAGCCCGGGTGTAGCGGGGGGCCGCGCCGGGCCCGAAGGCGTCTTCGAGTGCGGCCGACAGCACAGGGCGGGCGGTGCGGGCGCGGGAAGCGATCAGGGCGAGTTCGAGCACGGTGAGGGCGCTGAAGGCGGTGGCGAGCCACCACACCGGGCTGCCGAGGTCCGCGTCCGGCAGGACCGTGGCCGTGCGCGACAGCAGCCACCAAAGGAACAGGTAGGGCTGCTCGTTGACGAGGAAGCCGAGGGTGAACTGCGGATTCCACGGTGTGCTGCGGCGTGGCCGCGGCGGGCGCAGCGCGAGCAGTGCGCACAGCGCCAGCAGCAGTGCCGTACTCAGTGCCCCGGCCATGTGGTGCCCCCTCCGTCGTGGGTCTGCGGGCCGCGGTCAGGCCAGGGCGGGCAGGAAGCCGCCGCGGGCGGTGCCGGGGGCCAACAGGGCTGACCAGTCGATGACTTCGGGCAGCCGGTCCATGGAGAGGACGACCGCCCCGCCGGCGCCTTCCGCGTCCGTGCACCAGTCGGCCATCTCCCCGGGCCCGTCGGTGACGTCCAGGACGGGCGCGGCGAGTGCGGGGATGAGGACGCCGTGGTCGCCGGGGCCGTCCACGACGCAGAGGGTGGGCCGGGGCACGATGCTCCACCCTTCGCACAGGGGCACCGTCTCGCCGGGCGCCGCCAGCAGCGGCAGCGCGTCGTGGACCGGCGCGTCGGCCAGGAGCAGCAGCGGTGTGGCGCCGCGGACGAACAGGGTTTTCTCGGAAGCCAGAAGCACAGCGCCACTGTCCCAGGCCGGGGCGGGCGGCGGCGCGCCGGGGCGGAGTTGACGCCACGGCGTCGGGCCGAGGTGCCGGGGCGGCAGTCCGGGGCCGAGCCGCCGACACGGCGGTGTGGGCGCCGAGTTGCCGACACGGCAACAGGAGTCGCCTGCCGTACGCGGCGCGCGGCATGATCGAAGCCGCTCGCCACCCACCGGGAGAACCGTGGAGGGAACCATGCCGCCGTACGCCGCTGATGTCACGCACCGCCTTGTCGCCTCGCCCGCGGGGCGCGTCCACCTGGTCGAGCAGGGCTCGGGGC includes:
- a CDS encoding alpha/beta hydrolase gives rise to the protein MRSDISTAQDTSVLAPCPGQRDPAEVRVEERRFTFEGFGYHCRVVRQESPRTEPLVLLGGSSQNRYAWLRHQKWLAAHATMITVDLPGYGEADFLPAVHDLDFLSANVRHMLDELGVSRANLVGSCFGGAIALRFAQHHPGYVAKLGLVGMTKVIPDDYAAAVPRWARMLELGDRAQIASELVQRFMSPAGTGLVHKHEVVSRLLYGQFMAQSESDIMKSLEHNARLMSHDWYRDLPVPAVPSVVFTGEYDTLCTPAMGRDVAAVLPAAAFTTIKHADHLSPVERMPEFCDLITRFCTGEPLTDLPYTNPVEWMGTARRPETQGSFVGAE
- a CDS encoding alpha/beta hydrolase; protein product: MAGALSTALLLALCALLALRPPRPRRSTPWNPQFTLGFLVNEQPYLFLWWLLSRTATVLPDADLGSPVWWLATAFSALTVLELALIASRARTARPVLSAALEDAFGPGAAPRYTRASWWRTVLLPFISWRPDVRRIRNQRYGPARRGNRLDVYVSRRAQRTDAPVMVYLHGGGFRTGSKMLGCRSLIYRLAAEGWVCVSADYRLLRTPYAEQLADARTVVAWARANAPAYGGSSDTIFLVGGSAGAHLAATAALTGTEVTGVIGLYGYYGDAGPDSASPHAGANPDAPPFLIVHGSLDTLVLREDAQSFAARLRATSRRPVAYAELPGTQHSFDQFHSVRFHAVTDAVLRFAHLTTRPTATTG